One Mycolicibacterium goodii genomic region harbors:
- a CDS encoding LysR family transcriptional regulator, with product MTLNQLRAFVEAHRLGSFTAAADALAVAQASVSELVRRLEEELDAQLFVRGSRKLALTAAGQELLPYAEQAVHAADGGVHAVRSLGSLGGGTATFGMPRNADYYLLSSLVQTFHMRYPAVRVRLVGQNSAETAAAIQAGEIEAGMLILPIDDEDLTVRPLLRDEVFYVTADPARAAKPVTIQQFSEADLVLYDAHYGWKDPTRRQLAERAQLAGLRLEPMIEIEHVEAALKLAAGRVGDTIASGAVIDSDAFPAALYTAPFAEPLYDVIALAQHRARPLSNATREFARLAEDTIRELHIQSELSGRNEVAPLIARRAR from the coding sequence ATGACGCTCAATCAACTTCGGGCTTTCGTCGAAGCGCACCGCCTTGGCTCGTTCACCGCTGCCGCCGATGCGCTGGCTGTCGCCCAGGCGTCGGTCTCCGAGCTGGTGCGTCGTCTCGAAGAAGAGCTCGACGCTCAGTTGTTCGTCCGTGGCAGCCGAAAGCTCGCGCTCACCGCGGCAGGTCAAGAGCTGTTGCCGTATGCGGAGCAGGCCGTCCACGCGGCCGATGGTGGCGTGCACGCGGTGCGGTCACTCGGCTCGCTCGGTGGCGGAACCGCAACCTTCGGTATGCCCCGCAATGCGGACTACTACTTGCTGTCGAGTCTGGTCCAGACCTTTCACATGCGCTATCCCGCGGTACGGGTGCGGTTGGTCGGCCAGAACTCCGCCGAGACCGCCGCGGCGATACAGGCCGGCGAGATCGAAGCGGGGATGCTCATCCTGCCGATCGACGACGAGGATCTCACGGTTCGCCCGTTGCTGCGCGACGAGGTCTTCTACGTGACGGCAGATCCGGCACGCGCCGCGAAACCCGTTACGATTCAACAGTTCTCTGAGGCCGACCTGGTGCTCTACGACGCCCATTACGGCTGGAAGGATCCGACGCGCCGTCAATTGGCGGAGCGTGCACAACTGGCGGGTCTGCGGTTGGAGCCGATGATCGAGATCGAACACGTCGAGGCCGCGCTGAAATTGGCCGCAGGCAGGGTGGGCGACACGATCGCGAGCGGTGCGGTCATCGACAGCGATGCGTTCCCGGCCGCCCTGTACACCGCACCGTTCGCCGAGCCGTTGTACGACGTGATCGCCCTTGCGCAGCATCGCGCTCGCCCGCTGTCCAATGCCACCCGTGAGTTCGCACGCCTCGCCGAGGACACCATTCGCGAGTTGCACATCCAATCTGAGCTGTCCGGCCGCAACGAAGTTGCCCCGCTGATTGCGCGTCGAGCGCGCTGA
- the hisD gene encoding histidinol dehydrogenase translates to MQITTDEARTLGPLTWLKKPAVDGPPAQRDPKVVERVSQMLLDIERRGLDAVRAYAQELDRWSGPLEIGADELRRSGDALPADVREALELGYERTNRFAVAQRARLTDFEIELAPGVTGGVQYVPVNRVGAYLPAGRFPLLASAFMTVGVAKAAGVPTVLACTPPSGEHGAHPAVLYGAYLSHADSVFAVGGVQALGAMAFGLIGDGPVDMLVGAGNAFVTEAKRQLFGRVGIDLLAGPSEVAVLADETADPEWVAADLLGQAEHGPNSPAALITTSDVLGRKVIEAIDRQLETLATRAVAGPAWRDFGSVIVASDAEQAAAIADVLGPEHLEVQTADDDYFLKRLRNYGSLFLGRWSTVAYSDKGIAGTNHVLPTGKTARYNAGLSVSRFVKPLTYQRAAREATAELAPAVERISAFEGLAAHEATATIRIEEIGRDSAVFDGTPAASRR, encoded by the coding sequence ATGCAGATCACGACCGATGAAGCTCGCACCCTCGGCCCTCTCACCTGGCTGAAGAAGCCCGCAGTCGATGGCCCGCCTGCGCAACGCGATCCGAAGGTCGTCGAGCGCGTGTCGCAGATGCTGCTGGACATCGAACGCAGAGGCCTCGACGCGGTGCGTGCCTACGCCCAAGAGCTCGACAGGTGGTCGGGCCCGCTCGAGATCGGCGCCGACGAACTGCGCAGGAGCGGCGACGCCCTCCCGGCCGATGTACGTGAGGCGCTGGAGCTCGGCTACGAGCGCACCAACCGGTTCGCGGTCGCACAACGTGCGCGGCTGACCGACTTCGAGATCGAACTCGCGCCGGGAGTGACCGGAGGCGTTCAGTATGTGCCCGTCAACCGGGTGGGGGCCTACTTGCCCGCCGGGCGTTTCCCGCTTCTGGCCAGCGCCTTCATGACTGTCGGCGTCGCCAAGGCAGCCGGTGTTCCCACGGTGCTGGCGTGCACACCGCCGTCGGGTGAGCACGGTGCCCACCCCGCGGTTCTGTACGGGGCCTACCTGTCGCACGCTGACTCGGTCTTCGCCGTAGGCGGTGTACAGGCTCTGGGCGCCATGGCATTCGGGCTCATCGGCGACGGTCCGGTCGACATGCTCGTCGGCGCGGGGAACGCATTCGTCACCGAAGCCAAACGTCAGCTGTTCGGCCGGGTCGGAATCGACCTGCTCGCGGGCCCGTCCGAAGTCGCCGTGCTCGCCGACGAGACGGCAGATCCGGAATGGGTCGCCGCCGATCTGCTGGGTCAGGCCGAGCACGGCCCGAACTCTCCGGCCGCCCTGATCACGACGTCGGATGTGTTGGGCCGAAAAGTGATCGAGGCCATCGACCGGCAGCTTGAGACGTTGGCGACCCGTGCGGTCGCCGGGCCGGCGTGGCGCGATTTCGGATCGGTGATCGTCGCCTCTGATGCCGAGCAGGCCGCGGCGATCGCCGATGTCCTCGGGCCCGAGCATCTCGAAGTGCAGACCGCTGACGACGACTACTTCCTCAAGCGGCTGCGCAACTACGGGTCCCTGTTCCTGGGCAGGTGGAGCACCGTCGCATACTCCGACAAGGGCATCGCCGGCACCAACCACGTGCTGCCGACCGGTAAGACGGCGCGCTACAACGCCGGCCTCTCGGTGTCGCGATTCGTCAAACCGCTGACGTACCAGCGCGCGGCCCGTGAGGCGACCGCTGAACTGGCACCCGCGGTCGAGCGTATCTCGGCATTCGAAGGACTGGCTGCGCATGAGGCAACGGCCACGATCAGAATCGAAGAGATCGGTCGTGACTCAGCGGTTTTCGACGGTACACCCGCGGCGAGCCGCCGATGA
- a CDS encoding nitrilase-related carbon-nitrogen hydrolase, which translates to MNRKLRVSAVTPDIVIGDLDENLARLRSALRTVEWTRPHLAVLPELATSGYVFTDIDEARKLSLRADDARLTALADDVPAGCVAVVGFAEADGDTLYNSAIVIGEGRIVGTYRKAHLWAAEPEFFATGAEAGTVIDTPICRLGVAICYDNEFPELPRRLALRGAEVLALPVNWPLVDRPEGEHAPETIQAMAAARSSQLAIVIADRRGTERGVRWTGGTAVIGPDGWIKATPQGDETIVTAVLDLTDSKAIGDLNDALADRRPDLYGDLVESRLAATDIPD; encoded by the coding sequence GTGAACAGGAAGCTACGCGTCTCGGCGGTCACGCCCGACATCGTGATCGGTGATCTCGATGAGAACCTCGCACGGTTGCGCAGTGCGCTGCGGACCGTCGAGTGGACCCGCCCGCACCTGGCGGTGTTGCCCGAGCTTGCGACGAGCGGGTATGTGTTCACCGACATCGACGAGGCCCGAAAGCTGTCATTGCGCGCCGACGACGCGCGGTTGACCGCACTGGCCGATGACGTTCCTGCGGGTTGTGTCGCCGTGGTGGGCTTCGCGGAGGCCGACGGTGACACGCTGTACAACTCGGCCATCGTCATCGGTGAGGGCAGGATTGTCGGTACCTACCGCAAAGCGCACCTGTGGGCGGCCGAGCCCGAGTTCTTCGCGACCGGCGCCGAAGCGGGGACGGTCATCGACACCCCGATCTGCCGGCTCGGGGTCGCGATCTGTTACGACAACGAATTCCCCGAGCTGCCAAGACGACTCGCCCTCCGCGGAGCCGAGGTGCTGGCCCTGCCGGTGAACTGGCCGCTGGTGGACCGCCCGGAGGGTGAGCATGCCCCAGAAACCATTCAGGCCATGGCTGCCGCGCGGTCGTCGCAACTGGCGATCGTGATCGCCGACCGCCGCGGGACGGAGCGTGGTGTCCGGTGGACCGGCGGAACCGCTGTGATCGGCCCGGACGGCTGGATCAAGGCAACGCCACAGGGCGACGAGACAATCGTGACAGCCGTCCTGGATTTGACCGACAGCAAGGCGATCGGCGATCTCAACGACGCACTGGCCGATCGCCGACCCGACCTGTACGGCGACCTTGTCGAATCTCGCTTGGCCGCAACCGACATCCCTGACTAG
- a CDS encoding purine-cytosine permease family protein, giving the protein MATDSASVESKSIDWIPLGERRGKPAMLFPLWFMSNANLTTLATGMVGAALGASFLTSLVAIVLGAAVGTVFTAFHSAQGPQLGLPQMIQSRAQFGYRGVVVICAVVIFSIVGFNIFNQILAGDVLTMTTGVDARNLWFVLITALALVLAIYGYHWIHRVQNWLTWLFLATFGVFTVVALVTLHLPHGQFGFAGFSWPAFLVQFAAAAAYALGWAPYVSDYSRYLPPQTSPGKALFYTYGGVFVGSSWLMILGAFVAALFADVSPLEAVKQAADGILPGAGLWLLVAALPGLVTVITVNIYASSIELITIIDSFRAVSPTRRLRVGACVVIGLAGLLGAVLSTGEFLDNFSSFLVILLYLLVPWTSVNLVDYYLVRRGRYAIREIFVPRGGVYGTWGWRGLAAYAIGIIAMIPFVVTVWYTGPVAKALDDVDIALFVGLFASAVAYLLMARSLDLAGEQAKAQHDAHEHGFEAVSFASPRTGDQGI; this is encoded by the coding sequence ATGGCCACCGACTCTGCATCGGTCGAATCGAAGTCGATCGATTGGATTCCGCTCGGCGAGCGCCGCGGCAAGCCCGCGATGCTGTTTCCGCTGTGGTTCATGTCGAATGCGAATCTCACCACCCTCGCGACGGGCATGGTGGGTGCGGCCCTCGGCGCGTCGTTCCTGACGTCGTTGGTGGCCATCGTGCTCGGCGCTGCCGTTGGGACGGTGTTCACCGCGTTCCACTCTGCGCAGGGCCCACAGTTGGGGCTGCCGCAGATGATTCAGTCGCGAGCGCAGTTCGGGTATCGCGGCGTTGTGGTGATCTGCGCTGTCGTGATCTTCAGCATCGTGGGCTTCAACATCTTCAACCAGATCCTCGCCGGTGATGTGCTCACCATGACCACCGGTGTCGACGCCCGCAATCTGTGGTTCGTACTCATCACCGCTCTTGCGCTCGTCCTCGCGATCTACGGCTACCACTGGATCCACCGCGTCCAGAACTGGCTCACCTGGCTGTTTTTGGCGACTTTCGGGGTGTTCACGGTCGTGGCGCTCGTCACGCTGCACCTGCCGCACGGGCAGTTCGGCTTCGCCGGGTTCAGCTGGCCGGCCTTCCTCGTCCAGTTCGCCGCCGCCGCGGCCTACGCCCTGGGCTGGGCCCCGTATGTCTCCGATTACTCCCGGTATCTGCCGCCGCAGACCAGCCCGGGCAAGGCGCTGTTCTACACGTACGGCGGGGTGTTCGTCGGTAGTTCCTGGCTGATGATCCTGGGGGCGTTCGTCGCAGCGCTGTTCGCCGACGTCTCACCGCTTGAGGCGGTCAAGCAGGCAGCCGACGGCATCCTGCCGGGTGCGGGTCTGTGGCTGCTCGTGGCGGCGCTGCCGGGCCTGGTCACGGTCATCACGGTCAACATCTACGCGTCGTCGATCGAGCTGATCACGATCATCGACTCGTTCCGTGCGGTGTCGCCGACCCGGCGGCTCAGGGTCGGCGCATGCGTGGTGATCGGCTTGGCCGGCTTACTGGGCGCAGTACTGAGCACCGGCGAGTTCCTCGACAACTTCAGCAGTTTCCTGGTGATCCTGTTGTACCTGCTGGTGCCGTGGACTTCGGTGAACCTGGTCGATTACTACCTCGTCCGCCGCGGACGCTATGCCATCCGCGAGATCTTCGTGCCACGGGGCGGCGTGTACGGCACCTGGGGGTGGCGAGGCCTGGCCGCCTACGCGATCGGAATCATCGCGATGATCCCGTTTGTGGTCACCGTCTGGTACACGGGTCCGGTCGCCAAGGCTCTCGACGACGTCGACATCGCGCTGTTCGTCGGGTTGTTCGCGTCCGCCGTCGCCTATCTTCTGATGGCGAGATCTCTCGATCTGGCCGGAGAACAGGCCAAGGCGCAACATGATGCCCATGAGCACGGTTTCGAGGCGGTGAGCTTCGCGTCGCCCAGGACCGGCGATCAGGGTATCTGA
- a CDS encoding helix-turn-helix transcriptional regulator — translation MRSPLLRPRDADAVRAELRQMAGTTGLPLTFGGEVHDGTLLLTEFFGTRTAAMRGLAVRPSAGLGGATVVARRPISVADYRRSSNITHDYDEPVLTEGIRSILAVPVVVEGKARAVLYGAYRTSAPIGDRTAAAMVDSARRLSEELRIRDEVDRRMRMREAQLANFTDQPADAEQIREVHADLRRIASGASQPLAAQLGELADRLVCALSGDAPTATPLTAREVDVLSQIALGCTNAEAAQRLSLKPETVKSYLRSASSKLGAHSRHEAVSKARRLRQIP, via the coding sequence ATGCGCTCGCCGCTGTTGCGGCCACGTGACGCCGACGCCGTACGCGCCGAACTTCGCCAGATGGCAGGCACCACCGGGCTGCCTTTGACGTTCGGCGGCGAGGTGCACGACGGGACGTTGCTGCTCACGGAGTTCTTCGGCACGCGGACCGCGGCCATGCGCGGACTCGCGGTGCGTCCGAGCGCGGGTCTGGGCGGGGCCACGGTGGTGGCACGTCGCCCCATCTCGGTGGCCGACTACCGGCGGTCGTCGAACATCACCCACGACTACGACGAGCCCGTGCTCACCGAGGGCATCCGCTCGATCCTCGCGGTTCCTGTGGTGGTCGAGGGCAAGGCGCGCGCCGTGCTCTACGGCGCCTACCGCACGAGCGCCCCGATCGGTGACCGCACCGCCGCCGCGATGGTGGACTCGGCCCGCCGGCTGAGCGAGGAACTGCGCATCCGCGACGAGGTCGACCGCCGGATGCGCATGCGTGAGGCCCAGCTCGCCAACTTCACCGATCAGCCCGCCGATGCCGAGCAGATCCGCGAGGTCCACGCCGACCTGCGCAGAATTGCCTCGGGCGCGTCCCAGCCGCTCGCCGCTCAGCTCGGAGAGCTGGCCGACCGGTTGGTCTGCGCACTGTCCGGTGACGCCCCGACGGCCACGCCGCTCACCGCGCGCGAGGTCGACGTGCTCTCGCAGATCGCCTTGGGCTGCACCAACGCGGAGGCAGCTCAACGTCTTTCGCTCAAACCGGAAACCGTCAAGAGCTATCTGCGCAGTGCGTCAAGCAAACTCGGCGCCCATAGCAGGCACGAGGCCGTGTCGAAAGCCCGGCGGTTGCGTCAGATACCCTGA